A single window of Methylobacterium nodulans ORS 2060 DNA harbors:
- a CDS encoding DEAD/DEAH box helicase, which yields MSASARPLRSHQRSLAELVAALARGEASDVADILAAVTPGGGKSLLPVIAAARLIGAGVVERIVWVVPRDSLRLQAEEAFADPAWRAALGHALLVRAADNAPDPARGLAGYVTTYQAVAAAPALHLAEMKRRRTLLVIDEVHHLPALGDGEPDGEAAAWSRALLPLLRHARLRLLLSGTLERADGRRILWLPYREGERAPVPDIAAPGWAVIGYSRAQALAERAVLPVNFGALDGEASWLEGGRPDGQARVGPHRLSGPAPSATTRPALFTALRTGFARDLLHEAFLATRRLRAARRAARGLPPAEAARGLGKLLVVAPDQARAQAYLAMLRGWMPPGQAARDLRLAVSSEPDAHGALAAFRLTPEPAVLVTVAMAYEGLDAPEVAVVAALTHIRSRPWLEQMIARATRIDPHAGDYADQHAVIFHPDDPLFARFRERIEAEQATALRRARRERLAAPRDPRPLPQTDDGIVPLESNALGLRYAMLRPGPALALVRPEVPPDPPLPPSAAERRLRARVAAMVTAQAVEDEAELRVPHGGRLAHRYNAVLKRLFGNKARAAMTAAELEAALAWLERNRLQDHLHLLDGDARYAWTVRRRWAGEGRAARR from the coding sequence GTGAGCGCATCCGCCCGCCCTCTGCGCAGCCACCAGCGCAGCCTCGCCGAGCTCGTCGCCGCCCTTGCCCGGGGCGAGGCATCGGACGTGGCCGACATCCTCGCCGCCGTCACGCCGGGCGGGGGCAAGTCGCTGCTGCCGGTCATCGCCGCCGCGCGCCTGATCGGCGCGGGCGTGGTGGAGCGGATCGTCTGGGTGGTGCCGCGGGACTCCCTGCGGCTGCAGGCCGAGGAGGCTTTCGCGGATCCCGCCTGGCGCGCGGCCCTGGGCCATGCCCTCTTGGTGCGGGCGGCCGACAACGCGCCCGATCCCGCCCGGGGCTTGGCGGGCTACGTCACCACCTACCAGGCGGTCGCCGCCGCGCCTGCGCTGCACCTTGCGGAGATGAAGCGGCGCCGCACCCTCCTCGTCATCGACGAGGTGCATCACCTGCCGGCGCTCGGCGATGGGGAGCCGGACGGCGAGGCCGCGGCCTGGAGCCGGGCGCTGCTGCCGCTCCTCCGGCATGCCCGCCTGCGCCTTCTCCTCTCGGGCACCCTGGAGCGGGCGGATGGGCGGCGCATCCTGTGGCTGCCCTACCGCGAGGGCGAGCGGGCGCCGGTGCCCGACATCGCAGCGCCCGGCTGGGCGGTGATCGGCTATTCGCGGGCGCAGGCGCTGGCCGAGCGGGCGGTGCTGCCCGTGAATTTCGGCGCGCTCGACGGCGAGGCGAGCTGGCTCGAAGGGGGGCGGCCGGACGGGCAGGCGCGGGTCGGGCCGCACCGCCTCTCGGGCCCGGCCCCGAGCGCGACCACCCGGCCGGCCCTGTTCACGGCCCTGCGCACGGGCTTCGCCCGCGACCTCCTGCACGAAGCCTTCCTGGCCACGCGGCGGCTGCGGGCGGCGCGCCGGGCGGCGCGGGGCCTGCCGCCCGCGGAGGCGGCCCGCGGCCTCGGCAAGCTCCTCGTCGTCGCGCCCGATCAGGCGCGGGCGCAGGCCTATCTGGCGATGCTGCGGGGCTGGATGCCGCCGGGCCAGGCGGCTCGCGACCTGCGCCTCGCCGTCTCCTCCGAGCCCGACGCGCACGGCGCCCTCGCCGCCTTCCGCCTGACGCCCGAGCCGGCGGTGCTCGTCACGGTGGCGATGGCCTACGAGGGCCTGGATGCTCCCGAGGTCGCGGTCGTGGCCGCGCTCACCCATATCCGCAGCCGCCCCTGGCTGGAGCAGATGATCGCCCGCGCCACCCGGATCGACCCGCATGCGGGCGACTATGCCGACCAGCACGCCGTGATCTTCCACCCGGACGATCCGCTCTTCGCGCGCTTCCGGGAGCGGATCGAGGCCGAGCAGGCGACGGCTTTGCGGCGCGCGAGAAGGGAGCGGCTCGCCGCGCCCCGCGATCCCCGTCCGCTGCCCCAGACCGACGACGGCATCGTGCCGCTGGAGAGCAATGCGCTCGGCCTGCGCTACGCCATGCTGCGGCCGGGGCCGGCGCTCGCCCTGGTCCGGCCCGAGGTGCCGCCCGACCCGCCGCTGCCGCCCTCCGCCGCCGAGCGGCGCTTGCGGGCGCGCGTCGCCGCCATGGTCACCGCGCAGGCCGTGGAGGACGAGGCGGAGCTGCGCGTGCCCCATGGCGGCCGCCTCGCCCACCGCTACAACGCCGTGCTGAAGCGCCTCTTCGGCAACAAGGCCCGTGCGGCGATGACCGCGGCGGAGCTCGAAGCGGCGCTGGCCTGGCTGGAGCGCAACCGCCTCCAGGACCATCTCCACCTGCTCGACGGCGACGCGCGCTACGCCTGGACGGTGCGGCGACGCTGGGCCGGCGAAGGCCGGGCCGCCAGACGCTGA
- a CDS encoding efflux RND transporter permease subunit, whose product MTSIPPSGPQALLVGFAIRFRGAVLALALALLAYGLIALGDARYDVFPEFAPPSVVVQTEAPGLSAEQVEQLVTLPVEVVINGLPGIESLRSASIQGLSVITVVFRAGSNVFRNRQLVTERLATAAAKLPQGAGPPTMTALTSSSSTVLLAGITSATRSQLELRTLADWTVRLRLLAVPGIAQVSLYGGDVRSLQVQVRPKDLIRFNIGLNDVLAAARRATGVRGAGFVDTPNQRITLQTEGQSLTPEQVARTVLVNEGGASVVLGDVATVVEAPEPPIGAALVNGEPGVLFMIGAQYGANTLEVTRRVEAALAELRPGLEQQGVRLHADLFRPANFIAVANGNVIQALALGGALVVVVLYLFLFDWRTSVISCVAIPLSLLAAVLALQGFGETLNTMTLGGLAIAIGEVVDDAVIGVENVVRRLRENRRLGLPRSEARVVLDAILEVRSSVAYATFAVLLVFVPVLSLTGVAGRLFGPLALAYILAVLASLAVALTLTPALATMLLTGRADAAMDDPPLMRWSRRGYERVLRGVERAPLLVGGLTVIATLGGAALLPSFGSTFLPDLKEGHFILHMAAAPGTSLQESIRMGRHLTAALREIPGVRAVAQQVGRAEAGQDTAGTHYSEVHIDLDPNLDGAGQGAVEARIRALMTSFSGAAFSLKTFLTERIEETVSGFTAPVVVTLFGPDLARLETAARDVARELGEVRGAADIQQQAPPGLPQINVSLRPADLRHWGLDAVEVLELVRTAYQGDTVGQSYEGNAIFNVIVILDASVRGRLATIGDLPLRTRGGAYVLLRQVADIYETPGRFQVLHQGALRVQTVTANVVGRDVASFVEAARRKIAREVELPPGTYATFSGSAEEQARSRRDLLVSSAFAGLGILLLLGVVTGHWRNLALVVANLPFAVVGGVLAVFLTGRVLSLGSMVGFVTLFGISLRNTIMMISHYDHLVSVEGRTWSVATAIEGAGDRLVPILATSLVTGLGLLPLALGAGEPGREIEGPMAIVILGGLVTSTALNLLVLPMLAVRLGRFGAAQGASGLQEEPRRPVPWTGEGPERR is encoded by the coding sequence ATGACGAGCATTCCCCCCTCCGGCCCGCAGGCGCTGCTCGTCGGCTTCGCGATCCGCTTCCGCGGCGCCGTGCTGGCGCTGGCCCTGGCGCTCCTCGCCTACGGGCTGATCGCGCTCGGCGATGCCCGCTACGACGTGTTTCCCGAATTCGCCCCGCCCTCGGTGGTGGTCCAGACCGAGGCGCCGGGCCTCAGCGCCGAGCAGGTCGAGCAGCTCGTCACCCTGCCGGTCGAGGTGGTGATCAACGGGTTGCCGGGCATCGAGAGCCTCCGCTCGGCCTCGATCCAGGGTCTGTCCGTCATCACGGTGGTGTTCCGCGCCGGCAGCAACGTTTTCCGCAACCGCCAGCTCGTCACGGAGCGCCTCGCCACCGCCGCCGCCAAGCTGCCGCAGGGGGCGGGCCCGCCCACCATGACGGCGCTCACCTCTTCGAGCAGCACGGTGCTTCTCGCCGGCATCACCTCGGCGACGCGCTCGCAGCTGGAGCTGCGCACGCTCGCCGACTGGACCGTGCGGCTGCGGCTGCTCGCTGTGCCGGGCATCGCGCAGGTCTCGCTCTATGGCGGCGACGTGCGCTCGCTGCAGGTCCAGGTGCGACCCAAGGACCTGATCCGCTTCAATATCGGGCTCAACGACGTGCTGGCGGCGGCGCGGCGCGCCACCGGCGTGCGCGGCGCGGGCTTCGTCGACACGCCGAACCAGCGCATCACGCTCCAGACCGAGGGCCAGTCGCTGACGCCCGAGCAGGTCGCCCGGACGGTGCTCGTCAACGAGGGCGGCGCGAGCGTGGTGCTGGGCGACGTCGCCACCGTGGTCGAGGCGCCCGAGCCGCCGATCGGCGCCGCCCTCGTCAACGGCGAGCCGGGCGTGCTGTTCATGATCGGCGCGCAATACGGCGCCAACACCCTCGAGGTGACCCGCCGGGTCGAGGCGGCGCTCGCCGAGCTGCGGCCCGGCCTGGAGCAGCAGGGCGTCCGCCTCCATGCCGACCTGTTCCGGCCGGCGAACTTCATCGCGGTGGCGAACGGCAACGTCATCCAGGCGCTGGCGCTGGGCGGCGCCCTCGTGGTGGTGGTGCTCTACCTGTTCCTGTTCGACTGGCGCACCTCCGTCATCTCCTGCGTGGCGATCCCGCTCTCGCTGCTCGCGGCGGTGCTGGCGCTCCAGGGCTTCGGCGAGACGCTCAACACCATGACGCTCGGCGGGCTCGCCATCGCGATCGGCGAGGTCGTCGACGACGCCGTGATCGGGGTCGAGAACGTGGTGCGGCGCCTGCGCGAGAACCGCCGCCTCGGCCTGCCGCGCTCCGAAGCCCGGGTGGTGCTCGACGCCATCCTGGAGGTGCGCAGCTCGGTCGCCTACGCGACCTTCGCGGTGCTCCTCGTCTTCGTGCCGGTGCTGAGCCTGACGGGCGTCGCCGGGCGGCTGTTCGGGCCGCTCGCGCTCGCCTACATCCTGGCGGTGCTGGCCTCGCTCGCGGTGGCGCTCACCCTCACGCCGGCGCTCGCCACGATGCTGCTCACCGGCCGCGCCGATGCGGCCATGGACGACCCGCCGCTGATGCGCTGGTCGCGCCGGGGCTACGAGCGCGTGCTGCGCGGCGTCGAGCGGGCGCCGCTCCTCGTCGGCGGCCTCACGGTGATCGCCACCCTCGGCGGCGCGGCGCTGCTCCCGAGCTTCGGCAGCACCTTCCTGCCCGACCTCAAGGAAGGCCACTTCATCCTGCACATGGCCGCCGCCCCCGGCACCTCGCTGCAGGAATCGATCCGGATGGGGCGCCACCTCACGGCGGCCCTGCGGGAGATCCCGGGCGTGCGGGCGGTGGCCCAGCAGGTCGGCCGCGCGGAGGCCGGCCAGGACACGGCCGGAACCCATTACAGCGAGGTCCATATCGACCTCGACCCGAATCTCGACGGGGCGGGGCAGGGGGCCGTCGAGGCGCGCATCCGCGCCCTGATGACGAGTTTCTCGGGCGCCGCCTTCTCGCTCAAGACCTTCCTGACCGAACGCATTGAGGAGACGGTGTCGGGCTTCACCGCGCCGGTGGTCGTCACCCTGTTCGGGCCCGATCTCGCCCGCCTCGAGACCGCGGCCCGCGACGTGGCGCGGGAACTCGGCGAGGTGAGGGGCGCGGCCGACATCCAGCAGCAGGCCCCTCCGGGCCTGCCGCAGATCAACGTCTCGCTGCGCCCCGCGGATCTGCGCCACTGGGGCCTCGATGCGGTCGAGGTGCTGGAACTGGTGCGCACCGCCTACCAGGGCGACACGGTCGGGCAGAGCTACGAGGGCAACGCGATCTTCAACGTGATCGTGATCCTCGACGCGAGCGTCCGCGGCCGGCTCGCGACGATCGGCGACCTGCCGCTGCGCACCCGCGGCGGCGCTTACGTGCTGCTGCGGCAGGTCGCCGACATCTACGAGACGCCGGGGCGGTTCCAGGTGCTCCACCAGGGGGCGCTGCGCGTGCAGACCGTGACCGCGAACGTGGTCGGGCGCGACGTCGCCTCCTTCGTCGAGGCCGCCCGCCGCAAGATCGCCCGCGAGGTGGAGCTGCCGCCGGGCACCTACGCCACCTTTTCCGGCAGCGCCGAGGAGCAGGCGCGCTCGCGGCGCGACCTCCTGGTCTCGTCGGCCTTCGCGGGGCTCGGGATCCTGCTGCTCCTCGGCGTAGTGACGGGGCACTGGCGCAACCTCGCCCTCGTGGTCGCCAACCTGCCCTTCGCGGTGGTGGGCGGCGTGCTCGCCGTGTTCCTGACCGGTCGAGTGCTGTCGCTCGGATCGATGGTCGGGTTCGTGACGCTGTTCGGCATCTCCTTGCGCAACACCATCATGATGATCTCGCACTACGATCACCTGGTGAGCGTGGAGGGCCGGACCTGGAGCGTCGCGACCGCGATCGAGGGGGCGGGGGACCGGCTGGTGCCGATCCTGGCCACCTCCCTCGTCACGGGGCTCGGCCTGCTGCCGCTGGCGCTCGGCGCCGGCGAGCCCGGCCGCGAGATCGAGGGCCCGATGGCGATCGTGATCCTCGGCGGCCTCGTCACCTCGACGGCGCTCAACCTGCTGGTGCTGCCGATGCTGGCGGTGCGGCTCGGGCGCTTCGGCGCGGCGCAGGGCGCGTCGGGCCTGCAGGAGGAGCCGCGGCGGCCCGTTCCCTGGACGGGAGAGGGGCCGGAGCGCCGGTAG
- a CDS encoding glycosyltransferase family 2 protein, with amino-acid sequence MLRLGIGITTFDRAGTLSRTLDSVARHTRTPHVVFVADDGSRDGTLALLRERGVPHVTGPNRGVAWNKNRVLFYLHEVAGCDVVILMEDDTFPEADGWEEPWIRAAERFGHANFAGSWFAERFIAGAGTPEDPILCADTSGQCISFSRRALQSVGYMDTRFGRYGFEHCEHSERMRAAGFGGRLDPPVYFLIRSDLAVTCADAPAADYTGELEKNSRILMRIRQDRRCHRLPWSTLSEMRRFLGEMHRAVPYDVAMRRRLGRALAQASLRGAAEWLGQRTRSWPRGRDRQQNAA; translated from the coding sequence GTGCTGAGGCTGGGAATCGGGATCACCACCTTCGACCGCGCCGGGACCCTGTCGCGAACGCTGGACAGCGTGGCGCGCCACACGCGCACCCCGCACGTGGTCTTCGTCGCCGATGACGGGTCGCGCGACGGCACCCTCGCCTTGCTGCGCGAGCGGGGCGTGCCGCATGTCACGGGGCCCAACCGCGGCGTCGCCTGGAACAAGAACCGCGTCCTCTTCTACCTGCACGAGGTCGCCGGCTGCGACGTCGTCATCCTGATGGAGGACGACACATTCCCGGAGGCCGATGGCTGGGAGGAGCCCTGGATCCGGGCCGCCGAGCGTTTCGGCCATGCCAACTTCGCCGGGTCCTGGTTCGCGGAGCGCTTCATCGCGGGCGCGGGCACGCCGGAGGATCCGATCCTGTGCGCCGACACCAGCGGCCAGTGCATCTCGTTCAGCCGGCGCGCGCTGCAGAGCGTCGGCTACATGGACACGCGCTTCGGCCGCTACGGCTTCGAGCATTGCGAGCATTCGGAGCGCATGCGCGCGGCGGGCTTCGGCGGACGGCTCGATCCGCCGGTCTACTTCCTGATCCGGAGCGACCTCGCGGTGACCTGCGCGGACGCGCCGGCCGCGGACTATACGGGGGAATTGGAGAAGAACAGCCGCATCCTCATGCGGATCAGGCAGGACCGCCGCTGCCATCGGCTGCCCTGGAGCACGTTGAGCGAGATGCGCCGCTTCCTCGGCGAGATGCACCGCGCCGTGCCGTACGACGTCGCCATGCGGCGCAGGCTCGGGCGCGCGCTCGCGCAGGCCTCCTTACGCGGCGCTGCCGAGTGGCTGGGGCAGCGGACGCGGTCCTGGCCGCGCGGCCGCGACCGGCAGCAGAACGCGGCCTGA
- a CDS encoding ArgE/DapE family deacylase, protein MPLDPALRDRIIASVEAGFPDQIAHTQALVRFPSTRGNEQAIQDFVFRSFRERGYAMDRFAMDRAAIEAHPGGSKYSASHSEAPIVVGIHRPKQETGRSLILQAHVDVVPPGPADLWTHPPFDPVVEGDWLYGRGGADMKAGHAANLFVMDALRRIGLQPAATVTLQSVVEEESTGNGALMTHLRGYRADAVLIPEPEDEKLVRANTGVLWFQVEVRGRPVHVREMGTGANAIDAAYRVIGALRELEERWNARKAGRPHFEGEAHPINLNVGRIEGGDWASSVPAWCRIDCRIAIYPGVGAEEAAREIEAALRDFARTDRFLSNSPPRVTFNGFFAEGYELQEGSEAEAVLGRAHAAATAEALRSFMTAGYLDTRVHALYDRVPALCYGPISENIHGFDERVSLSSVKRITAAMALFVAEWCGVEPV, encoded by the coding sequence ATGCCACTCGACCCCGCCCTCCGCGACCGGATCATCGCCTCCGTCGAGGCGGGTTTCCCCGACCAGATCGCCCACACGCAGGCCCTGGTGCGTTTCCCCTCGACCCGAGGCAACGAGCAGGCGATCCAGGACTTCGTGTTCCGGTCGTTCCGGGAGCGCGGCTACGCGATGGACCGCTTCGCCATGGATCGGGCGGCGATCGAGGCGCATCCGGGCGGCTCGAAATACTCCGCTTCGCATTCGGAGGCGCCGATCGTCGTCGGCATCCACCGCCCGAAACAGGAGACCGGGCGCTCGCTGATCCTACAGGCGCATGTGGACGTGGTGCCGCCGGGCCCCGCCGACCTCTGGACCCATCCGCCCTTCGACCCGGTGGTAGAAGGCGACTGGCTCTACGGCCGCGGCGGCGCCGACATGAAGGCGGGCCATGCGGCGAACCTCTTCGTGATGGACGCCCTGCGGCGCATCGGCCTCCAGCCGGCCGCCACGGTGACCCTGCAATCCGTCGTCGAGGAGGAATCGACCGGCAACGGCGCGCTGATGACCCATCTGCGCGGCTACCGCGCCGACGCGGTGCTGATCCCGGAGCCCGAGGACGAGAAGCTCGTGCGCGCCAATACGGGCGTGCTCTGGTTCCAGGTCGAGGTGCGGGGCCGCCCTGTCCATGTGCGCGAAATGGGCACGGGGGCGAATGCCATCGACGCCGCCTACCGGGTGATCGGGGCTCTGCGCGAGCTCGAGGAGCGCTGGAACGCCCGCAAGGCCGGGCGGCCCCATTTCGAGGGCGAGGCGCATCCGATCAACCTCAATGTCGGCCGGATCGAGGGCGGCGACTGGGCCTCGTCGGTGCCCGCCTGGTGCCGGATCGACTGCCGCATCGCGATCTATCCCGGTGTCGGTGCCGAGGAGGCCGCCCGCGAGATCGAGGCGGCTTTGCGCGACTTCGCCCGTACCGACCGCTTCCTGTCGAACTCGCCTCCGCGCGTGACCTTCAACGGGTTCTTCGCGGAGGGCTACGAGCTTCAGGAAGGCTCGGAGGCCGAGGCGGTGCTCGGGCGGGCGCATGCGGCGGCGACGGCTGAGGCCCTCCGGAGCTTCATGACGGCGGGCTACCTCGATACCCGCGTGCATGCCCTCTACGACCGGGTGCCGGCGCTCTGCTACGGCCCGATCAGCGAGAACATCCACGGCTTCGACGAGCGGGTGAGCCTGTCCTCCGTCAAGCGCATCACTGCCGCGATGGCTCTGTTCGTGGCGGAGTGGTGCGGCGTCGAGCCGGTGTGA
- the minC gene encoding septum site-determining protein MinC: MPSSSSARPPIRFRGRSFLAVVLAPEAPVEAWLSDLDALVRRSPAFFAGRAVILDVSALAPTREALLALVAELAARAIPIMGLEGAGAAGLGAGLPPPLTGGRPGGEIPTPDQPAPPSPVPERPTTVGSLVLDTPVRSGQTILFPEGDVTVMGSVASGAEVIAGGSIHVYGALRGRAIAGAAGSPNARIVCSRFEPELLAIDGLYRIADDIDPALRGKPVHVWLDGDAMRMAVLD, encoded by the coding sequence GTGCCCAGCTCCAGCTCCGCCCGCCCGCCGATCCGCTTTCGCGGCCGCTCCTTCCTGGCCGTGGTCCTCGCCCCCGAGGCGCCCGTCGAGGCCTGGCTGTCAGACCTCGACGCCCTGGTCCGCCGCTCGCCGGCCTTCTTCGCCGGACGCGCGGTCATCCTCGACGTGTCGGCCCTGGCGCCGACCCGCGAGGCGCTCCTGGCGCTCGTGGCGGAGCTCGCCGCGCGCGCCATCCCCATCATGGGGCTCGAAGGTGCGGGCGCGGCCGGCCTCGGCGCCGGGCTGCCCCCGCCCCTCACCGGCGGCCGGCCGGGCGGCGAGATCCCGACGCCCGACCAGCCCGCGCCGCCGAGCCCGGTCCCCGAGCGGCCGACCACGGTCGGCTCTCTGGTTCTCGATACGCCGGTGCGCTCCGGACAGACCATCCTGTTCCCGGAGGGCGACGTGACGGTGATGGGCTCCGTCGCGTCAGGAGCCGAGGTGATCGCGGGCGGGTCGATCCACGTCTACGGGGCGCTGCGCGGCCGGGCCATCGCGGGCGCGGCCGGCAGCCCCAACGCCCGCATCGTCTGCAGCCGGTTCGAGCCGGAGCTGCTGGCGATCGACGGTCTCTACCGCATTGCCGACGACATCGACCCGGCCCTGCGCGGCAAGCCCGTGCATGTCTGGCTCGACGGGGACGCGATGCGCATGGCCGTGCTGGACTGA
- a CDS encoding tellurite resistance TerB family protein — translation MFDAKRLLDQFLGGQGRSGSGGYPPAAPSPLDQIARSLGGQSLGGNASKAAVLGGLASLVLGSRKRHRAGHGSFGQASFGPAGRIGGLALVASLAYQAYQQWQANRPPAGPAPAPPRRSGGFLPSAEEAAAMLRGTLFQPASPADEQTVARALLTAMITAAKADGHIDAQEQARIFGEMDRHALDADDKAFLMDVLRAPLDIDAVARLARTPEEAAEIYAASLMAVDVDSPAERAYLDHLAQRLGLDPGLVRHLESTVGHAVRGS, via the coding sequence ATGTTCGACGCCAAGCGCCTCCTCGACCAGTTCCTCGGTGGCCAGGGGCGGAGCGGCTCCGGCGGCTATCCGCCCGCGGCGCCCTCGCCCCTCGACCAGATCGCCCGCTCGCTCGGCGGCCAATCCCTCGGCGGCAACGCATCCAAGGCCGCGGTGCTGGGCGGCCTCGCCTCCCTGGTGCTCGGATCCCGCAAGCGCCATCGGGCGGGTCACGGATCCTTCGGCCAAGCGTCCTTCGGCCCTGCGGGGCGGATCGGCGGGCTCGCGCTGGTGGCCTCCCTCGCCTACCAAGCCTACCAGCAATGGCAGGCGAACCGCCCGCCCGCCGGCCCCGCCCCCGCTCCGCCGCGCCGCTCCGGCGGCTTCCTGCCCTCGGCCGAGGAGGCGGCGGCGATGCTGCGCGGCACGCTGTTCCAGCCGGCCTCCCCGGCCGACGAGCAGACGGTCGCTCGCGCGCTCCTCACGGCCATGATCACCGCCGCGAAGGCGGACGGCCACATCGACGCGCAGGAGCAGGCCCGGATCTTCGGCGAGATGGACCGCCACGCCCTCGACGCCGACGACAAGGCCTTCCTGATGGACGTGCTGCGCGCGCCGCTCGACATCGACGCGGTGGCGCGGCTCGCCCGCACGCCGGAGGAGGCGGCCGAGATCTATGCGGCGTCCCTGATGGCCGTCGATGTCGACAGCCCGGCGGAGCGGGCCTATCTCGACCATCTCGCGCAGCGCCTCGGCCTCGATCCCGGCCTCGTCCGTCACCTCGAATCCACCGTCGGGCATGCCGTTAGGGGATCGTGA
- a CDS encoding multidrug transporter, which produces MRERPDEKPLSVQAPAVSESRPRRVLRTLGTLVVLGAVAGAAIWYLPAHLRAAAPADKPLPPRVSRAVVEDGRSIVKLAPAERRQIGVETVTLRTAQHREERQAYGAVLDLARVTDLTNAYASAKAQLLTAQARLEVSRSAYQRAKALGPYATAVQVETAEGSFRTDEASLAAAESQLRTLAATAQQEWGAVIGRAIVERSALVTRLIERERFLVQVTLPPGESVGTPPATAYAELPPQSARVPLDYVSPATRTDQRIQGLSYFYTVAGDSGFLPGMSSLVFVPSARAVAGVAVPEDAVVHWQGGAWFYRSVGPDAFARHPLNTDGPMSDDTFVVAGLPDETEIVLRGAQALLSEEMKNQIRVSGDDD; this is translated from the coding sequence GTGCGGGAGCGGCCGGACGAGAAGCCGCTCTCCGTTCAGGCGCCTGCCGTGTCCGAGTCCCGCCCGCGTCGCGTCCTTCGCACCCTCGGCACGCTGGTCGTGCTCGGCGCCGTCGCGGGAGCGGCCATCTGGTATCTGCCCGCGCATCTGCGCGCCGCCGCGCCTGCGGACAAGCCGCTGCCGCCCCGGGTGAGCCGCGCGGTCGTCGAGGACGGGCGCAGCATCGTGAAGCTGGCGCCCGCCGAGCGGCGCCAGATCGGCGTCGAGACGGTGACCCTGCGCACAGCCCAGCACCGCGAGGAGCGCCAGGCCTACGGCGCCGTCCTCGACCTCGCCCGCGTCACCGACCTCACCAACGCCTATGCCAGCGCCAAGGCGCAGCTCCTCACCGCGCAGGCGCGGCTCGAAGTATCCAGGAGCGCCTATCAGCGGGCGAAGGCGCTCGGCCCCTACGCCACCGCCGTGCAGGTCGAGACGGCGGAGGGCAGCTTCCGCACCGACGAGGCATCGCTCGCTGCCGCCGAGTCGCAGCTGCGCACGCTCGCCGCCACGGCGCAGCAGGAATGGGGAGCGGTGATCGGGCGGGCCATCGTCGAGCGCTCCGCCCTCGTCACCCGGCTGATCGAACGGGAGCGGTTCCTGGTCCAGGTGACGCTGCCGCCGGGCGAGAGCGTGGGGACGCCGCCCGCGACCGCCTATGCGGAGCTGCCGCCCCAAAGCGCCCGGGTGCCCCTCGACTACGTCTCGCCCGCGACCCGCACCGACCAGCGCATCCAGGGCCTGAGCTACTTCTACACGGTTGCCGGCGACAGCGGCTTCCTGCCCGGCATGAGCAGCCTCGTCTTCGTGCCCTCGGCGCGGGCCGTCGCCGGCGTGGCGGTGCCGGAAGACGCGGTGGTGCACTGGCAGGGCGGGGCGTGGTTCTACCGGAGCGTCGGGCCCGACGCCTTCGCGCGCCATCCCCTCAACACCGACGGCCCGATGTCCGACGACACCTTCGTGGTGGCGGGGTTGCCCGACGAGACCGAGATCGTGCTGCGGGGCGCGCAGGCGCTGCTCTCGGAGGAGATGAAGAACCAGATCCGCGTCTCGGGCGACGACGATTGA
- the minD gene encoding septum site-determining protein MinD — MAKVLVVTSGKGGVGKTTTTAALGAALAQAGQNVCVVDFDVGLRNLDLVMGAERRVVYDLINVVQGDAKLAQALIRDKRLDSLSLLPASQTRDKDALSDAGVARVIGELRERFDWVICDSPAGIERGATLAMRHADVAVVVTNPEVSSVRDSDRIIGLLDAKTARAEAGQSLDKHLILTRYDPARAERGEMLKIDDVLEILSIPLLAVVPESEEVLKASNIGSPVTLNNPASAPARAYADAARRLKGETVAMTVPTERKSFLNRLLSRRAA, encoded by the coding sequence ATGGCGAAGGTTCTGGTTGTGACATCGGGCAAGGGCGGGGTGGGGAAGACCACGACCACCGCGGCCCTGGGCGCCGCCCTGGCGCAGGCGGGGCAGAATGTCTGCGTGGTCGATTTCGACGTGGGCCTGCGCAACCTCGACCTGGTGATGGGGGCCGAGCGGCGGGTGGTCTACGACCTGATCAACGTGGTCCAGGGCGACGCCAAGCTGGCCCAGGCCCTGATCCGCGACAAGCGCCTGGACAGCCTGTCGCTGCTGCCCGCCTCCCAGACCCGCGACAAGGACGCGCTCAGCGATGCCGGCGTGGCGCGCGTGATCGGCGAGCTGCGCGAGCGCTTCGACTGGGTGATCTGCGACAGCCCCGCCGGCATCGAGCGCGGCGCCACCCTGGCCATGCGCCATGCCGACGTGGCGGTGGTGGTGACCAACCCCGAGGTCTCCTCGGTGCGCGACTCCGACCGCATCATCGGCCTGCTCGACGCCAAGACCGCCCGGGCCGAGGCCGGCCAGAGCCTGGACAAGCACCTGATCCTGACCCGCTACGACCCCGCCCGGGCCGAGCGCGGCGAGATGCTCAAGATCGACGACGTGCTGGAGATCCTCTCCATCCCGCTCCTGGCCGTGGTGCCCGAGAGCGAGGAGGTGCTCAAGGCCTCCAACATCGGCAGCCCGGTGACGCTCAACAACCCGGCCAGCGCCCCCGCCCGCGCCTATGCGGATGCCGCCCGCCGCCTCAAGGGCGAGACCGTCGCCATGACCGTCCCCACCGAGCGCAAGTCCTTCCTCAACCGCCTCCTCTCCCGGAGGGCCGCATGA